The Candidatus Woesearchaeota archaeon genomic interval CAAGTATCCCATTTAGATGCTCGAGCATTTGAACTAATATGAAAATCAGCTTTGCATTCTGCGATTAAACCTAGCTTAATACCAACACTACTCTCCGGAATTTTTTCTTTTACTTCGAAAAAGTCAGTTAATTTATCATCTTCTCTTTTTTCACCATGAGGGATTCTTGTAACCATTATAGCATCTTTCAGATATTTTTTTGAACTTACGTTCAGTCTATGGTCTTTTCCATCAATTCTTACATAAGATCCGTGACCTTTTTCAGAAAAATAAAGCAAGTTTTTCGCTGGTGCATACACCACCCCCAGAACGGGTTTTCCATCTTGGCATAATCCAATCATTATTGAAAAGCCAGTTCCTCCATTTTTGAAATCTTTTGTTCCATCTAATGGGTCAACCATCCAAATACGCGAAGTATTGTTTTCTATCCTTCCTTTCTCTTCAGAAAGAATAGAATAGTTTGGGAAGTCTTTTGATAATCTTTTTAGAATATATTCTTCTGATTTTATGTCTGCTGAAGTCACAAAATCAAACGAATCATTTTTTGTTTGATCTTAAATCCTTCTTCTCTGAGTTTCATCACTATTTTTCCTGCGCCAATCGCAATATTTATTATTTTTTCTAACATAATATGCTGAAACGTACTTCCTTTATTAAAGTTTTCTAGAAAACCTCTTTATTCAAGCCCCTAGCTGCCCTTCTGTTAATCCTTTTCTTTCAATGATCTTCTTTATTATGATCGCCTGCAATTCTGCAGGAACAGGCTCGAACATTTGATCAATTAGAGAAGAAACTCCTCTTCCGCTTGTTGCGCTTCTTAAGTCAGATGCCCAGCCGAGCAATTCAGCTACCGGCATCTTTGCTTTTGCAACAAAACCCATTCCTTCCTGGTTCATCTCAAACAACTGGCCTCTTTTTCTTGAAACAAGCTTTGAAATCTCACCCATATACTCTGCAGGGCCTTCAATAAGCAGAACTTGCAATGGCTCAAGAAGAACAGGCTTGGCATACATCATTGCGCCTCTTATGCCCTCTCTTACAGCAGGATAAACCTGAGCAGGTCCTCTGTGAATAGCATCTTCATGCAGCTTTACATCAGTTAATGTCACTTTGATTTTGTTGCATGGCTCTCTGCATAAGGGTCCTGCTCTCATAACCTCTTCAAAAGCATCTATTATAAGCTCCATAACTTCCGGAAGATGAACCTCGCCCCTGGTTATTTCTATCAACATGTTGTCTTTATAGATATCCTTGACTCTTCTTGAAGTTTTGCTGTCCATTCCCCTGATCTCCAGATTCTTCCACAGCTCTTCATCCTTTTTCCTTATTCTCATTTCAGGAAGAATTCCATCAACTGCTGCTTTGTAGATTTCATCATTAAGCGGCTCAACAACAAACATGAATTTATTGTGCTTATTGGGAGTTTTTCCCTCAATTTCAGGAGATTGTTTTGTGATAGACTCTCTGTAAACAACTATTGGCGGCGATGTCTTGACATCAACGCCTTTCTCTGTTTTTATTCTTCCTTCTATAATTTCAAGATGAAGCTCACCCATTCCGGACATCAGATGCTCGCCGGTTTCTTCATTAATTTCTATTTTAATGGAAGGGTCTTCTTTTGCAACTTTCCTGAGAACTTCGACAAGCTTTGGAAGGTCCATTGGCTTTGCAGCCTCTATTGCTTTTGTGATTACCGGCTCAAATATGTGCTTTAACTCTGTGAAAGCCTGCTCCGGCTCAGCTGTTATTGTTTCGCCTGCATTTCCAACA includes:
- a CDS encoding 3'(2'),5'-bisphosphate nucleotidase CysQ, whose amino-acid sequence is MTSADIKSEEYILKRLSKDFPNYSILSEEKGRIENNTSRIWMVDPLDGTKDFKNGGTGFSIMIGLCQDGKPVLGVVYAPAKNLLYFSEKGHGSYVRIDGKDHRLNVSSKKYLKDAIMVTRIPHGEKREDDKLTDFFEVKEKIPESSVGIKLGLIAECKADFHISSNARASKWDTCAPQIILEEAGGKVTNLYGNTLNYKQKPSKWGIPFIASNGAIHNAVIKEIEKYMEKNK